The Shinella zoogloeoides genome includes a region encoding these proteins:
- a CDS encoding Gfo/Idh/MocA family oxidoreductase produces MRTLKLGMVGGGNGAFFGAAHRAAAAMTGRFSMVAGALSSDPVRARESGHDLGLAPERCYDDFETMAKREATDGGIDLVAVVTPNHLHAPACHAFLDAGVNILCDKPLTATLDEALALRTAAADSASLFGVAYTNAGFDMVREARAMVAAGEIGTVRVVRVVFPQEWLATAAEATGNKQAEWRTDPARSGAGSLGDIGTHAFHLAEFITGLSATALSAEVDTFVTGRRVDDNVTAKLRFDGGAKGLLWASQVAIGETNGLRIDVHGDKGSLGWTVEAANQLAFAPLGGRRMVIDRASHGTAFKGTMPPGHPQGFIEALARLYLDMADQIDARRDGRAPAADALLLPGIRDGVRGLRFVDAALRSGAEDGRWTDI; encoded by the coding sequence ATGAGAACGCTGAAACTCGGTATGGTCGGCGGTGGGAATGGTGCGTTCTTTGGCGCCGCACACCGTGCCGCCGCCGCGATGACGGGACGCTTTTCGATGGTCGCGGGCGCCCTTTCGAGCGATCCGGTTCGCGCGCGGGAAAGCGGGCACGATCTCGGTCTCGCCCCCGAGCGCTGCTATGACGATTTCGAGACGATGGCGAAGCGCGAGGCAACCGACGGCGGCATCGACCTCGTCGCCGTGGTGACGCCGAACCACCTGCATGCGCCCGCCTGCCACGCCTTCCTCGATGCCGGCGTCAACATTCTCTGCGACAAGCCGCTGACCGCCACGCTGGATGAGGCGCTCGCACTCCGGACGGCGGCGGCGGACAGCGCCTCTCTTTTCGGTGTCGCCTACACCAATGCCGGCTTCGACATGGTGCGCGAGGCGCGCGCCATGGTGGCGGCCGGGGAAATCGGCACGGTGCGCGTGGTCCGCGTCGTCTTTCCGCAGGAATGGCTGGCCACCGCCGCCGAGGCGACCGGCAACAAGCAGGCCGAATGGCGCACCGATCCGGCAAGAAGCGGCGCCGGCAGTCTCGGCGACATTGGCACCCACGCCTTCCATCTTGCGGAATTCATCACGGGCCTTTCGGCGACCGCCCTTTCGGCCGAAGTCGATACCTTCGTTACCGGCCGCCGCGTCGATGACAATGTCACGGCCAAGCTGCGCTTTGACGGCGGCGCCAAGGGGCTGCTCTGGGCAAGCCAGGTGGCGATCGGCGAGACCAACGGGCTCAGGATCGATGTGCATGGCGACAAGGGCTCGCTCGGCTGGACGGTCGAGGCGGCGAACCAACTGGCCTTCGCGCCGCTCGGCGGCCGGCGCATGGTGATCGACCGGGCCTCGCACGGAACGGCTTTCAAGGGAACGATGCCGCCCGGCCATCCCCAGGGGTTCATCGAGGCGCTGGCGCGGCTCTATCTCGACATGGCCGACCAGATCGACGCGCGTCGCGACGGCCGCGCTCCGGCGGCGGACGCCCTGCTGCTGCCCGGCATTCGCGATGGCGTGCGCGGCTTGCGTTTCGTCGATGCCGCCCTTCGCTCGGGCGCTGAAGACGGCCGCTGGACAGACATCTGA
- a CDS encoding hydroxyacid dehydrogenase, whose protein sequence is MTTPFRIFIMAHPRLVEDVFTDDHLARLRALGDVVIHEGDALTDEDFERHVAPADIAMGIFDMPAERLARCRNLKAFVNSEGNFLPNIDYRHCFEHGIRVLSASHVFAEPVAEIGLAMAIDLGRGITEADRLMREGKEEYGFAANRTARPLMRARVGLIGFGDLARALLPLLKPFTSTIDVYDPWVPALLIEQAGCRPVALETALAESDFVFVLAGVTSDNAGFLDKRAFETMKQGACLLLLSRAAVVNFPDMLAAAASGRIRVATDVFPVEPVAADDPVRGTPNIILSPHQAGAMESTLNAMGASITADIELIARGLPPAVCKVAQPETAMRFRSMPVSKS, encoded by the coding sequence ATGACCACACCTTTCCGTATCTTCATCATGGCACATCCGCGCCTCGTGGAAGATGTCTTCACGGACGACCATCTTGCGCGGCTCCGTGCGCTTGGCGACGTCGTCATCCATGAGGGCGATGCGCTGACGGACGAGGACTTCGAACGCCACGTTGCGCCCGCCGATATCGCGATGGGCATTTTTGACATGCCGGCCGAGCGGCTGGCGCGGTGCCGAAACCTCAAGGCCTTCGTCAACAGCGAGGGAAATTTCCTGCCCAATATCGACTACCGCCATTGCTTCGAGCATGGCATCCGCGTGCTGTCGGCGAGCCATGTCTTTGCCGAACCGGTCGCTGAAATCGGGCTGGCCATGGCGATCGACCTCGGCCGCGGCATTACCGAGGCCGACCGGCTGATGCGAGAGGGCAAGGAAGAGTACGGATTTGCGGCCAACCGCACGGCACGGCCTTTGATGCGTGCCCGGGTCGGGCTGATCGGCTTTGGCGATCTTGCCCGCGCGCTGCTGCCCTTGCTGAAACCGTTCACCTCGACCATCGACGTCTACGATCCGTGGGTGCCGGCCCTCCTGATCGAGCAGGCCGGCTGCCGGCCGGTGGCGCTGGAGACCGCGCTTGCCGAGAGCGATTTCGTCTTCGTGCTCGCCGGCGTGACGTCCGACAATGCCGGTTTCCTCGACAAGCGTGCGTTCGAAACGATGAAACAGGGGGCGTGCCTGCTCCTTCTGAGCCGCGCAGCGGTCGTCAATTTTCCGGACATGCTGGCAGCGGCCGCTTCCGGCCGGATCCGGGTTGCGACCGATGTCTTTCCCGTCGAACCGGTCGCGGCCGACGATCCGGTGCGCGGGACGCCGAACATCATCCTTTCGCCTCATCAGGCCGGCGCCATGGAATCGACGCTGAACGCCATGGGCGCGTCGATCACCGCC